The Quercus robur chromosome 7, dhQueRobu3.1, whole genome shotgun sequence genome has a segment encoding these proteins:
- the LOC126693559 gene encoding TMV resistance protein N-like isoform X4, whose amino-acid sequence MVELESLLAIGSNDVRFIGVWAMGGMGKTTLARVVYHMVSKEFEAYSFIEDVRENSEKHGLVGLQQKLISNILEETDLKIRDKYDGVLKIRNRLCHKRILLVLDDVNESDQLENLAGEHDWFGPGSRIIITTRDVHVLKTHGVDEIYAVKGLYDKDALQLFCSKAFRKEHVPNDYLVMSKEVLKYAAGLPLALKVLGSFLFGKSTNLWRSALERIKENPKKEVFNVLQISFDGLDDLDKEIFLHIACFFNHEEKDHIVEVLDSLGLHPDIGLQELIDKSLLEDDEGILRMHDLLEEMGKNIVRRECPNDCGKWNRLWRNEDIENVLKKNKGNEVVQAMHIWNYYDCYHLEDEDEETWWSPEGNSQMHDLKILRIDGISQMHNLKFLRIDGSFCAPQRLPNSLSVLSWRYYISNSLPSTFLPDGLVQLCLPDSRIKKLWIGVKNFDKLKIMDLSYSDLIICPDFTGVPNLEKLTFSNCLKLHELHPTIGILKKLVLLNLKDCRKLSHLPSKFEMDSLMTLVLSSCVRLETIPENMGNMKCLQSLNLDFTAIKELPSSIGGLIGLTSLTLRGCKNLVCLPNTICCLKSLECLDLSGTAIKELPSSIECLPSLTSLDMHGCKNLVCLPNTTCGFQFHGALDLSTCSRFKNLPENPWIIERLGRLDLSETAIEEFPSSIGGLIGLTSLTLRSCKKLVCLPNTICCLKSLECLDLSGSSNFENLPENLGNVKGLKRLNLSGTAIKELPSSIECLPSLTSLDMHGCKNLVCLPNTTCGFQFQGALDLSTCSRFKNLAENPWIIERLGRLDLSETAIEEFPSSIGGLIGLTSLNLRGCKNLVCLSNTICYLKSLECLDLSRSSNFENLPENLGNVKGLKMLHLDFTAIMELPSSIGGLIGLTSLTLRGCENLVCLPSTICSLKLLNSLDLYGCIKFNNLPVNIGNMKGLKWLDLCWTDIKEVPSSIALLKSLEHLYISKWKLSEFYFMPVTLATMAPLWSSLPRSPLLSLSLHHSLSTSPVPMGFLFPSLSGLQSLTNLGLSDCNLLSISNDIGCLSSLVQLDLSGNNFVFLPESMSQLSNLRRLYLEGCKSLQSLESVPSTVDYVIANNCTSLEKLPKLQFNPSRSDHSRLNFQCCNCFKLVDYFQSSNMLQGLPNIIIPGGKIPKWFSLECQGGNIGVSFRGCDDLMGIALCIVLVPNGSQVSQLTYNLFINEFKWFVQNFQLKYGNVESPHRWLLYLSSQYLGSDWGKILSHTDANGLSQLEMKLLANKEGVEKIGVHLVYKQDIVDPNQTMAQCINNNSILYEDLADSEDQPESEIFNFAMEGEDQTSKKLDFIHGGKSHCFQDIEDPNQTITELSINSRTLYENLGDLCHDLYHSAAEGSRNKRSRDEQDWAGPSGEGYSSDEPNPKTWRLYG is encoded by the exons ATGGTGGAATTGGAGTCGTTATTAGCTATAGGGTCAAACGATGTTCGCTTTATAGGGGTTTGGGCAATGGGGGGAATGGGTAAGACAACTCTTGCTAGAGTTGTTTACCATATGGTTTCTAAAGAATTTGAAGCTTATAGTTTTATTGAGGATGTTAGGGAAAATTCTGAAAAACATGGTTTAGTTGGACTACAACAGAAACTTATTTCTAATATTTTGGAGGAAACAGATTTGAAAATTAGAGATAAGTATGATGGAGTTCTCAAGATCAGGAATAGGTTATGTCATAAAAggattcttcttgttcttgatgaCGTAAATGAATCAgaccagttagaaaatttggcGGGGGAGCATGATTGGTTTGGTCCGGGTAGTAGAATTATCATAACAACAAGAGATGTGCATGTGTTGAAAACGCATGGAGTTGATGAAATATATGCAGTTAAAGGATTGTATGACAAAGATGCTTTACAACTTTTTTGCTCAAAAGCTTTTAGAAAAGAGCATGTCCCAAATGATTATTTAGTGATGTCCAAAGAAGTTTTAAAATATGCTGCTGGTCTGCCTTTAGCTCTTAAGGTTTTGGGTTCCTTCTTGTTTGGGAAAAGTACCAATTTATGGAGAAGTGCATTGGAGAGGATCaaagaaaatcctaagaaaGAAGTTTTCAATGTACTTCAAATAAGTTTTGATGGACTCGATGACTTAGATAAGGAAATATTCCTGCATATTGCATGCTTCTTTAATCATGAGGAGAAGGATCATATAGTAGAAGTACTAGATAGTCTTGGCCTTCACCCTGATATTGGATTGCAGGAACTCATTGATAAATCTCTCTTGGAAGATGATGAAGGTATATTGAGGATGCATGATTTACTTGAAGAAATGGGTAAGAACATAGTTCGTCGAGAGTGCCCTAATGATTGTGGGAAGTGGAATAGGCTGTGGCGTAACGAGGACATTGAAAACgtgttgaaaaaaaataag GGAAATGAAGTAGTCCAAGCCATGCATATTTGGAATTATTATGATTGTTATCatcttgaagatgaagatgaagagaCATGGTGGAGCCCTGAGGGCAATTCGCAGATGCACGATCTTAAAATTCTTAGAATTGATGGTATTTCGCAGATGCACAATCTTAAATTTCTTAGAATTGATGGTAGTTTCTGTGCCCCTCAACGTCTTCCAAATTCTTTGAGCGTTCTTTCTTGGAGGTATTATATTTCAAATTCTTTGCCATCAACTTTCCTGCCAGATGGGCTTGTTCAACTTTGTTTGCCAGATAGCAGAATTAAAAAACTTTGGATAGGAGTAAAG aattttgacaagttgaagatCATGGACTTGTCATACTCAGACTTGATTATATGCCCAGACTTCACTGGAGTCCCAAATCTCGAGAAATTaactttttcaaattgtttaaaGTTACATGAGCTTCACCCAACCATTGGAATTCTTAAAAAGCTTGTTCTTCTTAATCTAAAAGATTGCCGAAAACTAAGTCATCTTCCAAGCAAGTTTGAAATGGATTCCCTCATGACTCTAGTGCTTTCAAGTTGCGTAAGACTCGAGACAATTCCAGAAAATATGGGAAACATGAAATGCTTACAAAGTCTTAATTTGGATTTCACTGCTATTAAGGAACTACCTTCATCAATTGGAGGCTTGATTGGCCTGACTTCATTGACTCTTAGGGGTTGCAAAAATCTTGTGTGTCTTCCTAACACcatttgttgtttgaaatcacTCGAATGTCTTGATCTTTCTGGGACAGCTATAAAAGAGTTGCCTTCATCAATTGAATGCTTGCCAAGCCTTACTTCATTGGATATGCATGGTTGCAAAAATCTTGTGTGTCTTCCTAACACCACTTGTGGTTTTCAGTTCCATGGTGCTCTTGATCTTTCAACATGCTCAAGATTTAAAAACTTGCCAGAGAACCCGTGGATAATCGAACGTCTAGGGAGGCTTGATTTGAGTGAAACAGCTATAGAAGAGTTTC CTTCATCAATTGGAGGCTTGATTGGCCTGACTTCATTGACTCTTAGGAGCTGCAAAAAACTTGTGTGTCTTCCTAACACcatttgttgtttgaaatcacTTGAATGTCTTGATCTTTCTGGGagctcaaattttgaaaacttgccAGAGAATCTAGGGAATGTAAAAGGTTTGAAGAGGCTTAATTTGAGTGGAACAGCTATAAAAGAGTTGCCTTCATCAATTGAATGCTTGCCAAGCCTTACTTCATTGGATATGCATGGTTGCAAAAATCTTGTGTGTCTTCCTAACACCACTTGTGGTTTTCAGTTCCAGGGTGCTCTTGATCTTTCAACATGCTCAAGATTTAAAAACTTGGCAGAGAACCCGTGGATAATCGAACGTCTAGGGAGGCTTGATTTGAGTGAAACAGCTATAGAAGAGTTTCCTTCATCAATTGGAGGCTTGATTGGCCTGACTTCATTGAATCTTAGGGGTTGCAAAAATCTTGTGTGTCTTTCTAACACCatttgttatttgaaatcaCTTGAATGTCTTGATCTTTCTCGGagctcaaattttgaaaacttgccAGAGAATCTAGGGAATGTCAAAG GTCTAAAGATGCTTCATTTGGATTTCACTGCTATTATGGAACTACCTTCATCAATTGGAGGCTTGATTGGCCTGACTTCATTGACTCTTAGGGGTTGCGAAAATCTTGTGTGT CTTCCTAGCACCATTTGTAGTTTGAAGTTGCTTAATTCTCTTGATCTTTATGGATGCATAAAATTTAACAACTTGCCAGTGAACATAGGAAATATGAAAGGTTTGAAGTGGCTTGATTTGTGTTGGACGGACATAAAGGAGGTTCCTTCTTCCATTGCTCTCCTTAAAAGTCTCGAACACTTATATATCAGTAAATGGAAGTTatctgaattttattttatgccaGTAACTCTTGCGACGATGGCCCCATTATGGAGTTCCCTGCCAAGAAGCCCATTATTGTCTTTATCTTTACATCATTCCTTATCAACAAGTCCCGTTCCAATGGGCTTTTTATTTCCTTCCTTATCAGGTCTGCAGTCTTTAACTAATCTGGGTCTTAGTGACTGCAATCTTTTGTCAATCTCCAATGACATTGGTTGCTTGTCCTCTTTAGTACAGTTAGATCTAAGtggaaataattttgttttccttcctGAAAGCATGTCTCAACTCTCTAATCTTCGAAGACTCTATTTAGAGGGTTGCAAAAGTCTTCAATCATTGGAAAGTGTTCCGTCAACTGTTGATTATGTAATTGCAAACAATTGTACCTCACTGGAGAAATTGCCAAAACTGCAATTTAATCCTTCTAGGTCAGATCACTCCCGTTTAAATTTCCAGTGTTGCAACTGCTTCAAATTGGTTGACTATTTTCAAAGCAGTAACATGCTTCag GGACTACCAAACATTATTATTCCTGGAGGTAAAATTCCGAAATGGTTTTCCCTTGAATGTCAGGGTGGTAACATAGGAGTGTCTTTTCGTGGGTGTGATGACTTGATGGGAATTGCGTTGTGTATTGTACTTGTACCCAATGGGTCACAAGTCTCACAACTtacatataatttatttatcaatgAATTTAAATGGTTCGTACAAAATTTTCAGTTAAAATATGGTAATGTTGAATCACCTCACCGTTGGCTGCTCTATTTGTCCTCTCAATATTTGGGCTCTGATTGGGGTAAAATACTTAGTCACACTGATGCTAATGGACTCAGTCAACTCGAGATGAAATTATTAGCTAACAAAGAGGGGGTGGAGAAAATTGGGGTTCATTTGGTATACAAGCAAGACATCGTAGATCCCAATCAAACTATGGCACAGTGCATTAACAACAACAGTATACTGTATGAGGATCTGGCTGATTCTGAGGATCAGCCAGAATCAGAAATTTTTAACTTTGCCA TGGAAGGAGAGGATCAAACGTCCAAGAAGCTTGACTTCATTCATGGAGGGAAGAGCCATTGTTTCCAAGACATTGAAGATCCCAATCAAACTATAACAGAGTTGAGCATCAACAGCAGGACACTCTATGAGAATCTGGGTGATCTCTGCCATGATCTTTACCATTCAGCCGCAGAAGGTAGCAGAAATAAACGAAGCCGTGATGAGCAAGATTGGGCTGGACCTAGTGGAGAAGGCTACTCTAGTGATGAACCAAATCCAAAGACTTGGAGGTTGTATGGCTGA